TTCATGCTGCCGGGCATGGTGCCGTGGGGCTTCATCCCCGACAGCCCACTTTTCGGCATCGACACGGCGGCGCATGAAAACAGCCGCGTCGCCGGCCCCATCGTCGCCGTCTGGATGCTTCTCTTCTCGCTGCCGCTTCTTCTCTGGACGCCGGATGTGAAGGGCGAGGGCGTGCCGGTCGGCACCGCCATCCGCCGCGGCATCGGCTCCGTCGTCGGCACGGTGAAGAAGCTCCGCCACTACCGCAACATCGCGATCTATCTCGGCGCGCGCATGTTCTACAATGACGGCAAGACGGCGGTGCTCGTCTTCGGCGGCGTCTATGCGGCGGGCGTCTTCGGCTGGGATGTGCTGACGCTCACGATCTACGGCATCGTGCTGTCGGTCTTCGCGGTCGCGGGCGGCTTTTTCGGCGGCTGGCTCGATGACAGGTTCGGTTCAAAGCGCGCCATCCTCGTCTCGATCGGCGGCACCTGTATCGGGCTCGTGTTCGCGATCTCGATGACGCCGACGGAAATGTTCTTCTTCCTCCCCTACGATCCCGCCACCGCGCCGCCGATCTGGGATCTGCCGTTCTTCCGCACACTGCCTGAACTCATGTATCTGATCGTCGTCCTCATCATCGCGATCTGCATCACGGCGGCCTATGCGAACAGCCGCACCATGCTCGCGCGCATCGCGCCCGTCTCCAAGATGTCGGAATTCTTCGGCATCTATGCGCTTTCCGGCACGGCGACGGCCTTTCTCGGTCCGCTGCTCGTCGGTGTGGCGACGCATTATTTCCAGAGCCAGCGTCTCGGCTTCGCCTCCATTCTCGTGCTGCTCGGCATCGGATTTGCCGGTATGATGTTCGTGAAGGAAGAACGCGCGGAGGCAATCGATTGAGCCCCATCGTCGAAGGCATTGTGCCCGGACTTCAGGCGCCGCACGACACGCAGGACGGGGAGCCGGCGTCGAACTGGGCTCAAGGTGCGTGGGTGCTCTACGAATGGGCGAACCAGACCTATTTCTCGCTCATCACCATCTTTCTGTTTCCGCCTTTCTTCACGCAGGTGCTGGCGGAGAACCCCATTCAGGGCCAGGCCTATTGGGGCTATGTGCAGGCGGCGGCCGGCATTTCCATCGCGCTGATGAGCCCGCTTCTCGGCGCCATGGCGGATGCGGCGGGACCGCGCAAACCGTGGATCGTCTTCTCCACGCTCTTCTGCGCCGCCGGCTGTTTCGGTCTCTGGTTCGCGGTGCCGGGCCAGCCGCTGCTTCCCGTTGCCATCGCGCTCGTCGTCGCGGCGATCGGCATGGAGCTCACCATCATCTTCGCGAATGCCATGCTGCCGACCATCGCCTCCGACCGGCGCATCGGTCTGCTCTCCGGCATCGGCATCGGCGTCGGCCAGCTCGCGGCCATCGTCGCGCTCGTTCTCGTGCTGCTCTTCCTGCAATTGCCGGGCGAGGTCAGCGCGCCATTCATTCCGGACGAGCCGCTTTTCGGCCTCTCGAAGGAAGCGCATGAGACGGACCGTATCGTCGGGCCGATCTCCGGCCTCTGGTTCCTCATCTTCATGCTGCCGTTGCTCTTTCTCGTGCCGGACCAGAAGACGCGCGGCCTCAGCCGCCGTCAGGCCGCGAAGGAAGGTCTCTTCCGTCTCTGGCAGACGCTGAAATCCGTAAAGCATTTCCGCAATGTCGGCATCTATCTCGCTGCCCGCATGCTCTTTTATGACGGCATGACGGCGATCTTCGTCTTTGGCGGCATTCTCGCGGCGTCGCTTTTTGGCTGGGGCGCGATGGAGATGGCGGTCTACGGCATCTGGGTCACGCTCTTCGCGGCCTTCGGCGCTTTCGTGGGCGGATGGGTCGATCTCAAGATCGGCTCGAAGAAGACGCTGATCCGCGCCCTTGTCGGTGTCATCGTCACCTTCCTCATCCTTCTTTCCTTCGACAGGGACCGGATTTTCTATGTGATCGAAATCCCGGTCGCCGCCGATGCAGGCACCTTCACCACGCTGCCGCAGCAGCTTTTCCTGCTCACCGTCGGCCTTTTCGGCATGATGGTCGGCCCGGTCATCGCTTCGAGCCGCACCATGATGGCGCGCATCGCGCCGAGGGAAATGATGACGGAGTTCTTCGGCCTCTTCGCACTGGTCGGAAAGGCGACGGCCTGGATCGCGCCGCTTCTCATCGGCATCGTTACCGAGGCGACACAGAACCAGCGTTATGGATTGATGGTCGTGGTGCCGCTGATATTGATAGGCCTTGCCGGTCTTTTCATGGTGAAGGAAGAACGTTCGGCCGCCGTGGTTCACTGAGCCGGTTGCCCTTTCGCGGGCTGAAGGCTATCCATCGCTTCTTGCCGCGCCGTTTTCGGGGGATATCGCTACATGGCCAAAAAGTCGCTGTCGGAACGGCTCATCCGCCGCTTCTATTACAAATATTTCGCCCGCAATATTCTCTATGAATTGCAGATGCGCGCGCGCTCGCAATCGGCGGATTATGCGGAAGCGCATATGGCGGATGCGATCATCTTCGAAGATGCGGCCAAGATGCTGAAATACTGCGTGAAACATGCGCCGGAGGGCGCGGTGCTGGAATTCGGCGTCGCCGATGGCGGCTCGATCGCCGAAATCGCCTCCGTCCATAAAGGCACGGTTCACGGCTTCGACAGTTTCGAAGGACTGCCGGAAGACTGGTCGGGCCACACCGAAGCCGCCGGCACCTTCGACCGGGGCGGCACGCTTCCGAAAGTCCCGAAGAATGTCGAGCTTCACAAAGGCTGGTTCAGCGACACGATCCCGGTCTGGAAAGCCGCCCATCCCGATCCGGTCGGCTTTCTCCACATGGATTGCGACATCTATTCATCGACGCGCGACGTGCTCGCGCTGATGAAGGACAGGCTCCGCCCCGGCACGATCATCAAGTTCGACGAGTATTTCAACTACCCGAACTGGCAGAAACACGAGTTTCGGGCGTGGCAGGAATTCGTCGCCGAGCATGGCGTCGAATACCGCTACATCGCCTTCACGGCGCTGCATGGCCGCGTCGCGGTGGAGATCGTGAAGATCTGATCTTGCTCAGTGGCGGAAGTGGCGCATCCCCGTCATCACCATGGCGAGGCCCTTTTCGTCCGCCGCCGCGATCACCTCGTCGTCGCGCACCGAGCCGCCCGGCTGAATGACAGCCGTCGCGCCTGCTTCCGCCGCCGAAAGAAGTCCGTCGGCGAAGGGGAAGAAGGCGTCGGACGCGACGACGGAGCCAATGGTGGCGGGCGTCTTTTCGCCGGCCGCCTCCGCCGCATCCTGCGCCTTGCGTGCCGCGATGCGCGCTGAGTCCACGCGGCTCATCTGGCCCGCGCCGATGCCGACGGTGGCGCCATTCTTCACATAGATGATCGCGTTCGACTTCACATGCTTGCAGACGCGGAAGGCGAATTTGAGGTCTTCCATTTCCTGCGCCGTCGGCGCGCGCTTCGTCACCACCTTGAGGTCGAGCGTGTCGACGCGGCCATTGTCGCGCGACTGGACGAGCAGCCCGCCCGCGACCGATTTGTAG
Above is a window of Parvibaculum lavamentivorans DS-1 DNA encoding:
- a CDS encoding MFS transporter; its protein translation is MVGAVDKTAGDEPVRVQVPGQASAQLLSATGDHAANGLGQWSWAIFEWARNPYVILITIYIFAPYFSSTVVGDPVRGQAIWGNINGIAGFFIACLGPVLGAIADTGGKRKPWIAFFIAVMVPAIFMLWWALPGGEGLSILTIAALIVLIAVAFEFSAVFHNSMLPAVAPHERIGFLSGLGLALGNAGALLILCFMLWAFMLPGMVPWGFIPDSPLFGIDTAAHENSRVAGPIVAVWMLLFSLPLLLWTPDVKGEGVPVGTAIRRGIGSVVGTVKKLRHYRNIAIYLGARMFYNDGKTAVLVFGGVYAAGVFGWDVLTLTIYGIVLSVFAVAGGFFGGWLDDRFGSKRAILVSIGGTCIGLVFAISMTPTEMFFFLPYDPATAPPIWDLPFFRTLPELMYLIVVLIIAICITAAYANSRTMLARIAPVSKMSEFFGIYALSGTATAFLGPLLVGVATHYFQSQRLGFASILVLLGIGFAGMMFVKEERAEAID
- a CDS encoding MFS transporter → MSPIVEGIVPGLQAPHDTQDGEPASNWAQGAWVLYEWANQTYFSLITIFLFPPFFTQVLAENPIQGQAYWGYVQAAAGISIALMSPLLGAMADAAGPRKPWIVFSTLFCAAGCFGLWFAVPGQPLLPVAIALVVAAIGMELTIIFANAMLPTIASDRRIGLLSGIGIGVGQLAAIVALVLVLLFLQLPGEVSAPFIPDEPLFGLSKEAHETDRIVGPISGLWFLIFMLPLLFLVPDQKTRGLSRRQAAKEGLFRLWQTLKSVKHFRNVGIYLAARMLFYDGMTAIFVFGGILAASLFGWGAMEMAVYGIWVTLFAAFGAFVGGWVDLKIGSKKTLIRALVGVIVTFLILLSFDRDRIFYVIEIPVAADAGTFTTLPQQLFLLTVGLFGMMVGPVIASSRTMMARIAPREMMTEFFGLFALVGKATAWIAPLLIGIVTEATQNQRYGLMVVVPLILIGLAGLFMVKEERSAAVVH
- a CDS encoding TylF/MycF/NovP-related O-methyltransferase; this translates as MAKKSLSERLIRRFYYKYFARNILYELQMRARSQSADYAEAHMADAIIFEDAAKMLKYCVKHAPEGAVLEFGVADGGSIAEIASVHKGTVHGFDSFEGLPEDWSGHTEAAGTFDRGGTLPKVPKNVELHKGWFSDTIPVWKAAHPDPVGFLHMDCDIYSSTRDVLALMKDRLRPGTIIKFDEYFNYPNWQKHEFRAWQEFVAEHGVEYRYIAFTALHGRVAVEIVKI